A single Danio rerio strain Tuebingen ecotype United States chromosome 17, GRCz12tu, whole genome shotgun sequence DNA region contains:
- the LOC137488103 gene encoding uncharacterized protein — protein sequence MWFNSQSVPRSPEHRDVSSPKRQMKVSVKSVSYFLPVSDLHANAECPSSDLPYSWSSAVRMDTSAPLPQHPEVVCSNLTVKLRHVPVKPAEKQKFTDGHGHPKRRGVRSLKHMMEVSLEDISYLSCEPDLNASIDHSSSPLPHSESREVRMDKPTPLCHHPDAPPSKLPVLKSRCVPVKPVNQQSFTDEPSEWLGVWSNHMRKGSQSVRMDKHTPLRHPDAPRSKLPILKPKRVPVKPVNQQSFTDEPSEWLGVGSNPMRKGSQPVRMDEHTPLRKRSVAGRSKLPVLKSRCVPVKPVSGQKFTDGPPEHQMKVSLNDFSHPPCESDLNGSVDRSSSLLPHSEGRPVRTDKRRLFQQHPDAPHSKLAILKPNHVPGKPVNQQCFTDEPSEWLGVESCEHQVKVSLTDPPCESDLNVSVECSSSLLDVRVGKSQHPAAVSTHLPVSRPRCAPVKLLAGQKFIDEAPERQVSRFPPLVNKAERNGTDPSCGSDWKVKSHLSLPSLPRLSGGVKMDKHVPLHVPVFTKLPALKAAHVPVRPALPSNFMFFPFDDEDVKMKRARSVKRSPPLLSRVHSATYF from the exons ATGTGGTTTAACAGTCAATCCGTGCCACGATCTCCAGAACATCGAGACGTGAGCTCTCCTAAGCGTCAGATGAAAGTTTCAGTGAAAAGTGTCAGCTACTTTTTACCTGTTTCTGATCTGCACGCCAATGCTGAGTGTCCCTCGTCTGATCTGCCCTATTCCTGGAGCAGTGCAGTGAGGATGGACACAAGTGCGCCTCTCCCTCAGCATCCTGAGGTTGTATGCTCAAACCTGACTGTTAAGCTGCGCCATGTTCCCGTGAAACCTGCTGAGAAGCAGAAGTTCACTGATGGTCATGGGCATCCAAAACGTCGAGGAGTGAGGTCTCTTAAGCATATGATGGAGGTTTCACTGGAAGACATCAGCTATCTTTCATGTGAGCCTGACCTGAATGCCAGCATTGACCATTCCTCATCTCCTCTGCCCCATTCTGAGAGTCGAGAAGTGAGAATGGATAAACCTACACCTCTCTGTCATCATCCTGATGCTCCACCCTCAAAACTGCCTGTTCTGAAGTCAAGGTGTGTTCCTGTGAAGCCTGTCAACCAGCAGAGTTTCACAGATGAACCCTCAGAATGGCTGGGCGTGTGGTCAAATCATATGAGGAAAG GGAGCCAATCAGTGAGAATGGATAAACATACGCCTCTCCGACATCCTGATGCTCCACGCTCAAAACTGCCCATTCTGAAGCCAAAGCGTGTTCCTGTGAAGCCTGTCAACCAGCAGAGTTTCACAGATGAACCCTCAGAATGGCTGGGTGTGGGGTCGAATCCTATGAGGAAAG GGAGCCAACCAGTGAGGATGGACGAGCATACACCTCTCCGAAAGCGTTCTGTTGCTGGACGCTCAAAACTGCCTGTTCTGAAGTCAAGGTGTGTTCCTGTGAAACCTGTTAGTGGACAGAAATTCACTGATGGACCTCCAGAGCATCAGATGAAAGTTTCACTGAATGACTTCAGCCATCCTCCATGTGAGTCTGATCTGAATGGCAGCGTTGACCGTTCCTCATCTCTTCTGCCTCATTCTGAGGGCAGACCAGTGAGGACGGATAAACGTAGGCTTTTCCAGCAGCATCCTGATGCTCCACACTCAAAATTGGCCATTCTGAAGCCAAACCATGTTCCTGGGAAGCCTGTCAACCAGCAGTGCTTCACAGATGAACCCTCAGAATGGCTGGGCGTGGAGTCTTGTGAGCATCAGGTGAAAGTTTCACTGACAGATCCTCCATGTGAGTCTGACCTGAATGTCAGTGTTGAGTGTTCCTCATCTCTTCTGGATGTAAGAGTAGGCAAATCCCAGCATCCAGCTGCTGTTTCCACACACTTGCCTGTTTCGAGGCCACGCTGTGCTCCTGTCAAGCTTTTGGCTGGACAGAAGTTCATTGACGAAGCTCCAGAACGTCAAGTGTCCAGGTTTCCTCCTTTAGTGAATAAGGCAGAGAGGAACGGCACTGACCCTTCATGTGGGTCTGATTGGAAAGTTAAGTCTCACCTTTCCTTACCAAGCCTGCCACGTCTTTCAGGTGGAGTGAAGATGGACAAGCATGTGCCTCTGCATGTTCCTGTGTTTACAAAATTGCCTGCTCTGAAAGCAGCTCATGTTCCAGTGCGACCTGCTCTTCCTTCAAACTTCATGTTTTTTCCATTTGATGATGAGGATGTCAAGATGAAGAGGGCTCGCTCAGTAAAAAGAAGCCCTCCTCTGCTTTCAAGAGTCCACTCTGCAACCTATTTTTAG